One Paenarthrobacter aurescens TC1 DNA window includes the following coding sequences:
- a CDS encoding metallo-beta-lactamase superfamily domain protein (identified by match to protein family HMM PF00753) has translation MLKQVAEGVLVHESEFIQSNCTVVQGRDGVLLIDPGITVNEMAGIAEDLQRLGQPVVAGFSTHPDWDHVLWHPDFGDPPRYGTARCAASIRGVLSRPDWTDQVAEGLPPEYAEQIPMDLLGLITGLPAGVDEIPWDGPTVRVLEHQAHAPGHAGLLVEESGVLVAGDMLSDTLIPFLDLEAADPLSDYLEALQQFEAAAGDVFAVVPGHGSVGGSEQLLERISLDRAYVQALQDGRDPQDPRVGPAAPLYWMADVHSWQLQRLAEKRRG, from the coding sequence ATGCTGAAGCAAGTCGCTGAAGGCGTTCTGGTTCACGAGAGCGAGTTCATCCAGAGCAACTGCACGGTGGTACAGGGCCGGGACGGAGTGTTGCTGATCGACCCCGGCATCACGGTCAACGAGATGGCGGGCATCGCTGAGGACCTTCAGCGGTTGGGCCAACCGGTGGTGGCAGGATTCTCCACCCACCCTGATTGGGATCACGTGCTGTGGCACCCGGACTTCGGTGATCCGCCGCGGTATGGCACAGCGCGCTGCGCGGCATCCATCCGGGGTGTCCTGTCCCGGCCGGACTGGACGGACCAAGTGGCTGAGGGACTGCCGCCGGAGTATGCCGAGCAGATTCCGATGGATCTGCTGGGACTCATCACCGGCTTACCCGCCGGGGTGGATGAGATTCCCTGGGATGGACCCACAGTTCGCGTTCTGGAGCATCAAGCCCACGCCCCAGGCCACGCAGGACTCTTGGTCGAAGAAAGCGGCGTCCTCGTGGCCGGTGACATGCTTTCGGACACCCTAATACCGTTCCTCGACCTGGAGGCGGCTGATCCGCTCTCTGACTACCTCGAAGCGTTGCAGCAGTTCGAAGCCGCGGCCGGCGATGTTTTTGCCGTGGTCCCCGGACACGGTTCGGTGGGCGGAAGTGAGCAATTGCTGGAACGCATCAGCTTGGATCGGGCGTATGTGCAGGCCCTGCAGGATGGCCGTGATCCGCAGGACCCACGCGTAGGCCCGGCGGCACCCCTGTATTGGATGGCCGATGTGCATTCCTGGCAACTGCAGCGGCTAGCTGAGAAACGCAGGGGCTGA
- a CDS encoding putative lactoylglutathione lyase (identified by match to protein family HMM PF00903) translates to MPIKLENVGIAVRDLEETVAFFTDLGLTVVGRDTVSGEWADTAVGLDGNHAKIAVLQTPDGNGQLELFEYIHPDAIETNPTLPNEIGMHRVAFSVDDIDHALEIAAKHGCHPLRGVANYQDVYKLTYLRGPSGILVMLAQKL, encoded by the coding sequence ATGCCTATCAAACTTGAGAACGTCGGTATCGCAGTCCGGGATCTCGAAGAAACCGTCGCCTTCTTTACGGATCTGGGCCTCACGGTCGTGGGCCGGGACACCGTCAGTGGTGAGTGGGCCGACACCGCTGTGGGGCTGGATGGCAACCACGCAAAAATCGCGGTGCTCCAAACCCCGGATGGCAATGGCCAGCTTGAGCTCTTCGAGTACATCCACCCTGACGCGATCGAGACGAACCCAACCCTTCCCAACGAGATCGGAATGCACCGCGTCGCGTTCTCGGTTGACGACATCGACCACGCCCTTGAGATCGCCGCCAAGCACGGATGCCACCCGCTCCGCGGTGTGGCGAACTATCAGGACGTTTACAAGTTGACGTATCTTCGCGGTCCCAGCGGGATCCTGGTCATGCTGGCGCAGAAACTCTAA
- a CDS encoding putative allophanate hydrolase subunit 2 domain protein (identified by match to protein family HMM PF02626) — MGAVVVEPGSSSMVLGPEQVLDRASMHLANGLLGNPDSAAGLEVLLGGLKLRFVSGSAVAVTGAEGMVTLDGTELPLNKAVRVPPGAVLELGPAMFGIRYYLAVQGGISAQGEAAQGEAIRAGAALTFGRPNNHGSPEVNHPARRALDPERPVVARVSRGPQAQNDDAGTWLRLTSEPWILSPESDRAGARLVGRPLDVTSAPIPQAQPLVSGSVLLPSSGLPVIALAGHPDTSQSPVIAVVRDEDLDVLGQARPGQMVHLLG, encoded by the coding sequence ATGGGTGCGGTAGTGGTGGAGCCGGGATCGAGCTCCATGGTTCTCGGTCCTGAGCAAGTACTGGACCGCGCGTCCATGCATCTGGCCAATGGCCTGCTGGGTAACCCGGACTCTGCAGCCGGACTTGAGGTGCTGTTGGGCGGGCTGAAGCTGAGATTCGTGTCGGGCTCGGCCGTTGCGGTCACCGGCGCCGAAGGCATGGTGACGCTCGACGGCACCGAACTTCCTCTGAACAAAGCCGTTCGCGTCCCACCGGGAGCAGTGCTCGAGCTTGGCCCTGCCATGTTTGGTATTCGCTATTACCTGGCGGTCCAAGGCGGAATATCTGCGCAAGGAGAGGCCGCGCAAGGAGAGGCAATACGCGCCGGAGCGGCCCTGACCTTCGGGCGGCCCAATAATCATGGTTCCCCGGAGGTGAACCACCCTGCTCGGCGCGCTTTGGACCCCGAACGTCCAGTGGTTGCGAGGGTTTCGCGCGGGCCTCAGGCGCAGAATGACGACGCCGGCACGTGGCTTCGGTTGACCAGCGAACCGTGGATTCTCTCGCCCGAGTCGGACCGCGCAGGCGCGCGGCTGGTGGGCCGGCCGCTTGACGTGACCTCCGCTCCAATACCCCAAGCTCAACCGCTGGTATCAGGCTCTGTCCTGTTGCCGTCGTCGGGCCTGCCGGTCATCGCCTTGGCTGGCCACCCGGACACTTCGCAGTCGCCGGTGATCGCCGTGGTGCGCGATGAAGACCTTGACGTGCTCGGTCAAGCGAGGCCGGGGCAGATGGTGCATCTGCTGGGCTGA
- a CDS encoding putative azaleucine resistance protein AzlC (identified by match to protein family HMM PF03591): protein MSGSPAATRLRESPAFKVALSLSIATGLYGVSFGALSVASGFDFWQTMVLSLLLFSGGSQFAFIGVVAGGGSGVAAMTASALLGLRNGIYGMQINAMLRPGGWKRYLSAHVTIDESTATASGQSDPDEQRRGFWTAGIGIFILWNIFTAIGALAGDAMGDPKQWGLDGAAVAAFLALLWPRLKGREPWAIAAACALATILAVPFVPSGVPILVAAVVAGVIGWFSHARMDEGLEPDVDPYAEKHQRGHGGNK from the coding sequence ATGAGCGGCAGCCCTGCCGCTACGAGACTCAGGGAATCTCCGGCATTCAAAGTGGCGCTGTCCCTGAGCATTGCCACAGGCCTGTACGGCGTGTCCTTCGGTGCCTTGTCCGTGGCGTCCGGTTTCGATTTCTGGCAAACCATGGTGTTGAGCCTCCTCCTGTTCAGCGGAGGTTCGCAGTTCGCCTTCATCGGCGTAGTGGCCGGAGGCGGCTCCGGGGTGGCGGCGATGACAGCCAGTGCGCTGCTGGGTCTCCGCAACGGCATATATGGCATGCAGATCAATGCCATGCTTCGCCCCGGAGGGTGGAAGCGTTACCTTTCCGCGCATGTAACCATCGATGAATCAACGGCGACGGCGTCCGGCCAGTCGGATCCCGACGAGCAACGTCGCGGCTTCTGGACAGCAGGAATAGGCATATTCATCCTGTGGAATATTTTCACCGCCATTGGTGCTCTGGCCGGCGATGCCATGGGTGATCCCAAGCAGTGGGGTTTGGATGGCGCTGCCGTTGCGGCGTTCCTGGCTCTGCTGTGGCCGCGACTGAAGGGCCGCGAACCTTGGGCCATCGCCGCCGCCTGTGCACTGGCCACCATCCTGGCCGTGCCGTTTGTTCCCTCCGGAGTTCCCATCCTGGTGGCCGCCGTAGTGGCAGGCGTCATTGGCTGGTTCAGCCACGCACGCATGGATGAAGGACTGGAACCGGACGTTGATCCCTACGCGGAGAAGCACCAGCGCGGACACGGAGGCAACAAATGA
- a CDS encoding putative integral membrane protein (identified by match to protein family HMM PF05437) — protein sequence MNLWLWILIACALAYLTKLVGYFVPAKLLESPRIMHVAGTMTIGLLASLTVVNAVASGQGLVLDARIGALVAAAVALWLRAPFLVVVISGAAAAALLRLLGWG from the coding sequence ATGAACCTCTGGCTGTGGATCCTCATTGCGTGTGCGCTGGCGTATCTGACCAAGCTGGTGGGCTATTTCGTGCCGGCCAAGCTGCTGGAAAGCCCGAGGATCATGCACGTCGCCGGCACCATGACCATTGGCCTGTTGGCGTCCTTGACCGTGGTGAACGCCGTCGCGTCAGGGCAAGGCTTGGTCCTCGATGCCCGGATCGGCGCCCTGGTTGCTGCCGCCGTCGCACTGTGGCTGCGCGCGCCGTTCCTCGTGGTGGTGATTTCAGGCGCAGCGGCTGCAGCATTGCTTCGGCTGCTGGGTTGGGGCTAA
- a CDS encoding acetyltransferase, GNAT family protein (identified by match to protein family HMM PF00583), with product MDFTIRPATVDDAEAMALMQVQSWKESYGHLLPPEFFEKQEAALPDRIERYRAFIAAGHTRMLAHDPDGHLVGLGAAGPGQDEDGPCERELYMLYTLEHVHGRGVGQALVDALIGDGPAYLWVLDDNPRAEAFYRRNGFVPDGKRQLCDPSWYSLPEHRMVRPSVGL from the coding sequence ATGGATTTCACGATTCGCCCGGCAACGGTGGACGACGCCGAGGCCATGGCCCTGATGCAAGTCCAGTCGTGGAAGGAGAGCTACGGGCACCTCCTGCCTCCGGAGTTCTTCGAGAAACAGGAAGCTGCGCTGCCCGACCGCATAGAACGGTACCGGGCGTTCATCGCTGCGGGGCACACCCGGATGTTGGCACACGATCCCGACGGTCACTTGGTGGGCCTCGGCGCGGCAGGCCCCGGACAGGACGAAGACGGTCCGTGCGAACGGGAGCTTTACATGCTCTACACCTTGGAGCATGTCCATGGCCGGGGTGTAGGTCAGGCGTTGGTAGATGCGCTGATCGGCGACGGGCCGGCATACTTGTGGGTGCTCGATGACAATCCCCGGGCCGAGGCTTTCTATCGTCGAAACGGTTTTGTACCGGACGGCAAACGGCAGCTCTGCGACCCTTCCTGGTACTCGCTGCCCGAACATCGGATGGTGCGTCCCTCCGTCGGGCTTTAG
- a CDS encoding putative O-methyltransferase family protein (identified by match to protein family HMM PF01596), protein MIEHVTEPGWVDVEHYLTDVVVRPDPAHKRALTSAVEADMPAIEVAPNAGKLLRMLVQMSGARRVLEVGTLAGFSSIWMAQGLPDDGRIVTCEFLQKHADVARANVDAAGVGHKVDIRVGAALDTLPTLVGQESFDFVFIDADKENDSNYLDWAIRLGHPGTVIVVDNVIWDGAILEPERDEVNAPGIVAMLEKMGQDPRLDATAIQTVGSKGWDGFAIARVR, encoded by the coding sequence ATGATTGAACACGTGACCGAGCCCGGTTGGGTTGACGTCGAGCATTACCTGACTGACGTCGTCGTGCGTCCTGATCCTGCCCATAAGCGCGCCCTGACATCCGCCGTCGAGGCCGACATGCCGGCCATCGAAGTGGCCCCCAACGCCGGCAAGCTGCTGCGGATGCTCGTGCAGATGTCCGGTGCGAGGCGGGTGCTGGAGGTGGGAACCTTGGCCGGGTTCAGCAGCATCTGGATGGCGCAGGGACTGCCCGACGACGGCAGGATAGTTACGTGCGAATTCCTCCAGAAGCACGCGGACGTGGCGCGCGCCAACGTGGATGCCGCCGGCGTCGGACACAAGGTGGACATCAGGGTAGGTGCTGCCTTGGACACGCTTCCAACGTTGGTGGGCCAGGAATCGTTCGACTTCGTGTTCATTGACGCCGACAAGGAAAACGACTCCAACTACCTCGACTGGGCCATCAGGCTGGGCCACCCGGGCACCGTGATCGTGGTGGATAACGTTATCTGGGACGGCGCCATTTTGGAGCCCGAGCGGGATGAGGTGAATGCGCCCGGAATCGTGGCCATGCTGGAAAAGATGGGCCAGGACCCGCGCCTCGATGCCACCGCCATCCAGACGGTAGGAAGCAAGGGCTGGGACGGCTTCGCGATTGCCAGGGTGCGGTAG
- a CDS encoding putative cupin superfamily protein (identified by match to protein family HMM PF08007): protein MKDAGVLETRLIDIGYEKFASDVWGRTALLTRGVGDFSDLFSADAVDELISRRGLRTPFLRVAKGGSTLPESSFTSPAGVGATISDQLDDTQLWRKFADGATLVLQALHRTWEPVSSFSTQLSTELGHPVQANAYITPPQNRGFDDHYDVHDVFVLQIEGTKRWIIHEPVHVDPLRSQPWTDRRSAVAEAAQGKAYIDTVLEPGDVLYLPRGWLHAAEAQGKVSIHLTLGVHSWTRHALAEHLAQAALAALCDDPEVRRSLPLGVDGPDEEIAAVRERLAAAVLEADTTSLFHRTRRGQGRPAPLGPVAQLAALDGLGPESLVRLREALEARLEGSRLTTRVGWLDFPEANLPSVRRLLDGEPHLASDLGVELVERLLRAGVLVTAEL, encoded by the coding sequence GTGAAGGACGCCGGGGTCTTGGAAACACGCCTGATTGACATCGGCTATGAGAAGTTCGCCAGCGACGTCTGGGGGCGTACTGCGCTGCTCACCCGTGGAGTGGGCGACTTCTCCGATTTGTTCTCAGCCGACGCCGTCGACGAGTTGATTTCGCGTCGCGGACTGCGGACGCCTTTCCTGCGCGTCGCCAAGGGCGGCTCGACTCTTCCCGAGTCCTCGTTCACGTCGCCGGCAGGCGTTGGCGCCACCATCTCCGACCAGCTGGACGACACCCAGCTCTGGCGCAAGTTCGCCGACGGAGCCACCCTGGTTCTCCAAGCGCTGCATCGCACATGGGAGCCAGTGTCCAGCTTCAGCACGCAGCTGAGCACTGAGCTCGGACATCCCGTGCAGGCCAATGCTTACATCACCCCGCCCCAGAACCGTGGTTTCGACGACCATTACGACGTCCACGACGTCTTCGTCCTGCAGATCGAAGGAACGAAGCGCTGGATCATCCATGAGCCGGTCCATGTGGACCCGCTGCGTAGCCAGCCGTGGACCGATCGCCGCTCCGCCGTCGCCGAGGCAGCTCAAGGCAAGGCTTACATCGATACCGTCCTCGAGCCCGGCGATGTCCTCTACCTGCCGCGTGGCTGGCTGCATGCCGCCGAGGCGCAGGGGAAGGTTTCGATCCACCTCACCTTGGGAGTCCACAGCTGGACCCGCCATGCGCTGGCCGAACACCTCGCACAGGCCGCGCTTGCAGCGCTGTGCGACGATCCCGAGGTGCGCCGGTCCTTGCCGTTGGGCGTGGATGGACCTGATGAGGAGATCGCCGCTGTCCGTGAACGCCTCGCCGCAGCCGTCTTGGAGGCGGACACCACGTCCCTTTTTCATCGCACCCGGAGGGGACAGGGACGCCCGGCCCCGCTTGGTCCGGTGGCCCAACTCGCGGCTCTCGATGGCCTGGGCCCGGAGTCGCTGGTGCGGCTTCGGGAGGCATTGGAAGCGCGGCTTGAAGGATCACGCTTGACTACTCGCGTGGGCTGGCTCGACTTCCCCGAGGCAAATCTGCCCTCCGTAAGGCGCCTGCTGGACGGCGAGCCTCACCTCGCGTCTGATCTTGGCGTTGAACTGGTCGAAAGGTTGTTACGCGCTGGAGTTCTCGTCACCGCTGAACTGTGA
- a CDS encoding putative LamB/YcsF family protein (identified by match to protein family HMM PF03746), whose amino-acid sequence MDLNADLGESFGSWTMGDDASMFRIVSSANVACGFHAGDPLTMLDSCRAAFELDVRVGAHVGYRDLAGFGRRSLDMTFDELFGDVLYQLGALDGMAHAVGASVDYVKPHGALYNRIVRDAEQAEAVVAAVHAYDPGLPVLGLPGSAWLTLAEESGHPVFREAFVDRAYLPDGTLVPRTQEGAVLQDPAAVVAQAVRLATRKEVLAIDGTVVPVQADSLCIHGDTPGAVNMAAAVREGLEQAGVQIEAFA is encoded by the coding sequence GTGGACCTGAACGCTGACCTCGGGGAGTCTTTCGGCTCTTGGACCATGGGAGACGACGCCTCGATGTTCCGCATCGTGAGCAGCGCCAACGTGGCCTGCGGCTTCCACGCCGGTGATCCCCTCACCATGCTGGACAGCTGCCGTGCGGCGTTCGAACTGGATGTCCGTGTCGGTGCCCATGTGGGCTACCGGGACCTCGCAGGCTTCGGCCGGCGCTCACTGGACATGACCTTTGACGAGTTGTTCGGCGACGTTCTCTACCAACTTGGCGCCCTGGACGGCATGGCCCACGCGGTGGGAGCATCGGTGGATTACGTGAAGCCCCACGGTGCGCTCTACAACAGGATCGTCCGGGACGCTGAGCAGGCAGAAGCCGTAGTGGCTGCCGTGCACGCTTACGATCCCGGGCTGCCCGTGCTTGGCCTGCCGGGATCGGCGTGGCTGACGCTCGCCGAGGAATCCGGGCACCCGGTGTTCCGCGAAGCGTTCGTGGACCGGGCCTACCTACCGGACGGAACACTGGTGCCCCGCACCCAGGAAGGCGCCGTCCTGCAGGACCCGGCAGCCGTCGTGGCCCAGGCCGTGCGGCTGGCAACGCGCAAGGAAGTGCTGGCCATCGATGGAACCGTGGTGCCAGTACAGGCTGACTCGTTGTGCATCCACGGCGATACGCCCGGTGCGGTGAACATGGCTGCTGCGGTGAGGGAAGGCCTTGAACAGGCCGGCGTCCAGATCGAAGCGTTCGCTTAA
- the glpQ gene encoding lycerophosphoryl diester phosphodiesterase (identified by match to protein family HMM PF03009) has translation MTSDDFAPSRPKVYAHRGASAAFAEHTRAAYLKAIADGADGVECDVHLTRDQHLVLLHDADLDRTSTGTGPVGEHTLEELRALDFSSWKGARIPEAYGGVSDQFLTLPDLLDILRGAGREIGLAIELKHPSPYGLKLEERVLALLHEEGWTPEESRLDNILVSFMSFDSDSVQRLLETVPGKHICQLVDNFTAKEIRQEFGLGFFTGGAVANVLRATQLDAERVLDEGQVGIAGPGIEYVREHARNVQRWLEAGRIFRVWTVDSEKDVALCQGLGIHEITTNKPAQVLAQLMVSN, from the coding sequence ATGACTAGCGACGACTTCGCCCCGAGCCGGCCCAAGGTCTACGCCCACCGCGGCGCCAGTGCCGCCTTTGCCGAGCACACCCGTGCCGCCTATCTGAAGGCCATTGCCGATGGTGCCGACGGTGTGGAATGCGATGTGCACCTGACCCGGGACCAGCACCTTGTCCTGCTGCACGACGCCGATCTGGACCGCACCTCCACCGGCACGGGTCCGGTTGGTGAGCACACCCTTGAGGAGCTCCGTGCTTTGGACTTTTCTTCATGGAAGGGCGCCCGCATTCCCGAAGCCTACGGGGGAGTGTCTGATCAGTTCCTGACGTTGCCCGACTTGCTGGACATCCTGCGGGGAGCTGGACGCGAGATTGGCCTGGCCATTGAACTCAAGCACCCGAGTCCCTATGGCCTCAAGCTCGAGGAGCGCGTGCTGGCCCTGCTTCATGAGGAAGGGTGGACGCCGGAGGAGTCCCGGCTGGATAACATCCTGGTTTCCTTCATGAGCTTCGACTCGGACTCGGTGCAACGCCTTTTGGAGACCGTTCCCGGAAAGCACATCTGCCAGTTGGTGGACAACTTCACCGCGAAGGAGATCCGCCAGGAGTTCGGTCTGGGCTTCTTCACCGGCGGGGCGGTGGCCAACGTCTTGAGGGCAACTCAACTGGATGCCGAACGCGTCCTGGATGAAGGTCAGGTAGGAATTGCCGGCCCTGGCATTGAATACGTCAGGGAGCATGCACGCAACGTTCAGCGCTGGTTGGAGGCTGGCCGGATCTTCCGGGTGTGGACCGTTGATTCGGAGAAGGACGTGGCCCTGTGCCAAGGCCTGGGCATCCATGAAATCACCACCAACAAGCCGGCGCAGGTGCTGGCGCAGCTGATGGTGTCCAACTAG
- a CDS encoding putative membrane protein (DUF445) (identified by match to protein family HMM PF04286): MQVNSEQIPTEDVTNPNSTAGSAPARGRSAVVELSAGDMEKAAALLRMKRLALALLIAMAVIFTVAFAFQKQYPWLEYVRAAAEGGMVGALADWFAVTALFKYPMGLKIPHTAIIPRRKDQIGESLSDFVESNFLSQEVVQDKLASIDIARKAGRWLSAPGGAERVAKEGGAVIRGAFTVLNDDDVQAVIEGMVRKHLLTPPWGPPVGRMAERIFADGHHHTLVDLLVDRAADWVDANHATVNRLVSDRSPLWVPTFVDGLVGDRVYVELSKFVRAVQADQNHQVRQSIDAYLTDLAQDLQHDPAMIERAESIKAQILGDPEVRELASRTWGTVKNALLNAVDDPDSELSQRFKSAVRDFGTRLVNDDELAGKINTWIGDAAGYLVNTYRSDIAGVISDTVARWDAEETSQKIELQVGKDLQYIRINGTVVGALAGLAIFTVAHLLFG; the protein is encoded by the coding sequence ATGCAGGTGAACTCTGAACAAATCCCAACCGAAGACGTCACCAACCCCAATTCCACGGCAGGTTCCGCACCCGCACGCGGCCGTTCCGCCGTCGTCGAACTGTCCGCTGGCGACATGGAAAAAGCGGCAGCGTTGCTCCGCATGAAACGGTTGGCCCTGGCGCTGCTGATCGCGATGGCGGTGATCTTCACGGTGGCGTTCGCGTTCCAGAAGCAGTACCCGTGGCTGGAATACGTCCGGGCGGCGGCCGAAGGCGGCATGGTGGGCGCACTGGCCGACTGGTTCGCTGTCACCGCACTGTTCAAGTACCCCATGGGTCTGAAAATCCCCCACACAGCCATCATTCCGCGTCGCAAGGACCAGATCGGTGAATCGCTCAGCGACTTCGTGGAGAGCAACTTCCTGTCCCAGGAGGTTGTGCAGGACAAGTTGGCGAGCATCGACATTGCCCGCAAGGCAGGCCGGTGGTTGTCGGCCCCAGGCGGTGCAGAGCGCGTGGCCAAGGAAGGCGGCGCGGTGATTCGAGGCGCCTTCACGGTACTGAACGACGACGACGTGCAGGCTGTCATCGAAGGCATGGTCCGCAAGCACCTGCTCACCCCGCCGTGGGGACCGCCTGTAGGCCGGATGGCAGAACGGATCTTCGCCGACGGCCACCACCACACCCTGGTTGACCTGCTGGTTGACCGTGCGGCCGACTGGGTAGATGCCAACCACGCAACTGTGAACAGGCTCGTCTCGGATCGCTCCCCTCTGTGGGTGCCGACGTTCGTGGATGGCCTGGTGGGTGACCGCGTGTACGTGGAACTCTCCAAATTTGTTCGAGCAGTACAGGCGGACCAGAACCACCAGGTGAGGCAGTCAATCGACGCCTACCTCACTGATCTTGCCCAGGACCTGCAACACGATCCCGCCATGATCGAGCGCGCCGAATCCATCAAGGCCCAAATCCTCGGCGACCCCGAGGTCCGCGAACTGGCGTCCCGCACGTGGGGAACGGTGAAGAATGCGCTGCTCAACGCCGTCGACGATCCCGACAGCGAACTGAGCCAGCGTTTCAAGAGCGCCGTCCGTGACTTCGGTACGCGCCTGGTCAACGACGACGAATTGGCCGGCAAGATCAACACCTGGATTGGCGATGCCGCCGGGTACCTGGTGAACACGTACCGTTCGGACATCGCCGGCGTCATCTCCGATACCGTAGCCCGCTGGGATGCCGAGGAAACGTCCCAGAAGATCGAGCTTCAGGTGGGCAAGGATCTCCAGTACATCCGCATCAACGGAACCGTGGTGGGCGCGCTGGCCGGGTTGGCGATCTTCACCGTGGCGCATCTGCTGTTTGGCTAG
- a CDS encoding hypothetical protein (identified by Glimmer2; putative): MLSAAVGTTISAAVGTTISATVGTTISATIGTAISATIGTAISATIGTAVCTAVVDTWGAGCATVSGAFSAGVCATVGAPVSTAVCRAFLLAWILLWISHASSRESNGVTRLRFRRLLPGRSAPRPPVITISI, from the coding sequence TTGCTCAGCGCCGCCGTCGGCACCACCATCAGCGCCGCCGTCGGCACCACCATCAGCGCCACCGTCGGCACCACCATCAGCGCCACCATCGGCACCGCCATCAGCGCCACCATCGGCACCGCCATCAGCGCCACCATCGGCACCGCCGTCTGCACCGCCGTCGTGGACACCTGGGGTGCCGGCTGCGCCACCGTCAGCGGGGCCTTCAGCGCCGGAGTCTGCGCCACCGTCGGCGCCCCCGTCAGCACCGCCGTCTGCCGGGCCTTCCTGCTGGCTTGGATCCTGCTCTGGATTAGTCATGCTTCCTCCCGAGAATCTAATGGCGTAACCAGGCTCCGATTTCGGCGCCTGCTTCCCGGGCGTTCTGCACCGAGACCGCCCGTGATCACCATATCGATATGA
- a CDS encoding putative Domain of unknown function DUF77 (identified by match to protein family HMM PF01910): protein MLLAFSVAPSGQPASAANGGPTPDASVHDAVAAAVKIVRESGLPNQTDSMFTTIEGEWDEVFDVVKRATEAVCRYGSRVSLVIKADIRPGYSGELTGKVERLEDAISATE from the coding sequence ATGTTGCTTGCATTTTCAGTCGCCCCTTCGGGCCAGCCCGCTTCCGCCGCCAACGGGGGGCCAACCCCTGACGCCTCCGTGCACGACGCCGTCGCTGCTGCGGTCAAGATTGTCCGCGAGTCCGGTCTGCCCAACCAGACGGACTCCATGTTCACCACCATCGAGGGCGAATGGGACGAGGTGTTCGACGTCGTCAAGCGCGCCACCGAGGCAGTTTGCCGCTACGGCAGCCGCGTCTCCCTGGTCATCAAGGCTGACATCCGTCCCGGGTACAGCGGTGAGCTGACCGGCAAGGTGGAGCGGCTCGAAGACGCCATTTCCGCTACGGAGTAG